A region of Paenibacillus thiaminolyticus DNA encodes the following proteins:
- a CDS encoding helix-turn-helix transcriptional regulator codes for MTIAQEARLLKQPVRRDILTMLKQQGPIGIQPLAAQLKLTCIAVRRHLYDLQKGGYVRIQLTRPSIGRPAYLYSLSEKASALFVNKYDALALDLIEEMQAMAGDTFVERLFERRKRKLMHRYTSLLKGQKLEQRVQALADIQDQEGYMARWGHNSCESFWLEEAHCPIAQVAAKHSPACQCELALFAELLQADVERTECMAEGGRKCMFRITGKPTVPASQEGKDEEERIQTGASGSR; via the coding sequence ATGACGATTGCGCAGGAAGCCCGTCTTCTGAAGCAGCCCGTGCGCAGAGACATCCTGACAATGCTGAAGCAGCAGGGGCCCATTGGCATTCAACCGCTGGCGGCTCAACTGAAGCTGACGTGCATCGCGGTGCGCAGGCATTTGTACGATCTGCAGAAAGGCGGGTATGTCCGCATTCAATTGACCCGCCCCAGCATCGGCAGGCCAGCCTATCTATATAGCTTGTCGGAGAAGGCAAGCGCGTTGTTCGTGAACAAATATGACGCGCTTGCGCTGGACTTGATTGAAGAGATGCAGGCCATGGCAGGCGATACGTTCGTGGAGCGGTTATTCGAGCGGCGGAAGCGGAAGCTGATGCATCGATATACGAGCTTGCTGAAGGGACAGAAGCTGGAGCAGCGGGTACAGGCGCTGGCTGATATTCAGGACCAGGAAGGCTATATGGCCAGGTGGGGACACAACTCTTGTGAATCGTTCTGGCTGGAAGAGGCCCATTGTCCGATTGCGCAGGTGGCTGCCAAGCATTCCCCGGCTTGCCAGTGCGAGCTGGCTTTGTTCGCAGAGCTGCTGCAAGCCGATGTGGAGCGGACGGAATGTATGGCCGAAGGCGGGCGCAAATGCATGTTCCGCATTACCGGGAAACCAACAGTCCCTGCCAGCCAGGAAGGCAAGGATGAAGAAGAGAGAATTCAGACGGGGGCGTCCGGTTCGAGGTGA
- a CDS encoding molecular chaperone DnaJ, with translation MQSGREDDYMEGAQFANLGDTNGIKVTEPYIVEFVRALMNLNRGWQNKVKAGTTKLQMAVQIGSSLNEEQQERLMEFLQEVPVPEKDMGKVLHAFALDMPEWAVRQLLRIYRLADRMKATLIMYNDLMEQLEQMMREFEFEFWEGGLPREEERLEAMLEHMRHTLSELADQAPRREKSYNRSYGDSSSNSWEHRQAGAMSYHVLIGAPEEADDKQVRKQSKKLLKLLHPDHGGSAYLFDWVKKAYDAYSANSGPDKKGERSAERRQ, from the coding sequence ATGCAGAGCGGCAGAGAAGATGATTACATGGAAGGAGCCCAGTTCGCCAATCTGGGCGATACGAATGGCATCAAGGTGACTGAACCTTATATTGTCGAGTTCGTCCGGGCTCTGATGAACTTGAATAGGGGTTGGCAGAACAAAGTGAAGGCCGGCACCACCAAGCTGCAAATGGCCGTCCAGATCGGATCGAGCCTGAACGAAGAGCAGCAGGAACGGTTGATGGAGTTCTTGCAGGAGGTGCCGGTGCCGGAGAAGGATATGGGCAAGGTACTGCACGCGTTCGCATTGGATATGCCGGAATGGGCGGTCCGGCAACTGCTCCGAATCTACAGGCTGGCGGACCGCATGAAGGCGACCCTGATCATGTATAACGATCTGATGGAGCAATTGGAGCAGATGATGAGGGAATTCGAATTCGAGTTCTGGGAAGGCGGTCTCCCGCGCGAGGAGGAGCGGCTGGAGGCGATGCTGGAGCATATGCGCCATACGCTGTCCGAGCTGGCCGATCAGGCTCCACGCCGGGAGAAGTCGTATAACCGTTCTTATGGCGACAGCTCCTCGAACTCATGGGAGCATCGCCAGGCGGGGGCCATGTCTTATCATGTGCTTATCGGGGCTCCTGAAGAAGCGGATGACAAGCAGGTGCGGAAGCAGTCGAAAAAGCTGCTGAAGCTGCTCCATCCCGATCATGGAGGCAGCGCCTATCTGTTCGATTGGGTGAAGAAAGCATATGATGCTTATAGCGCCAATAGCGGGCCGGACAAAAAAGGGGAGCGGAGTGCGGAGAGGCGGCAATGA